The Candidatus Peribacteria bacterium region TGTGTATGTGGAAGGGAAAGGCTTTGCCTGGACGACCGATGAAAACTGGACGATCGAACTCGGCTACAAGTCGGATACGCTGGTTGGAAACTCCACACTTACACACCACGGACTCGGGATTACTATGACGATCGAAGACTGTGTGCACCCGGTCCATAACGTCCTCCTGCGCCGCTTCAAAATCCGCAGCCTGGATAATGAGCAGAAGATCGTAAAACTTTTCTTCCACCACGACTTCCACATTTACGGCGACAATCAGAAAGACACCGCCTTCTACGAACCCTACACCAACTCCGTCATCCACTACCGTCAGACCCGCTACTTCCTGGTTGGCGGGGAGACGAGTAATCCGGAGGAATGTTTCCTCGGTCACGGCGGCGGCGCCTACGATTCCGTGCTCCACAGCATGAAGCGCGTCGGCAGCTGCGGCATCTCGTCCTTCACGGTCGGGAAAGCAAACTACCGCGGCTACGTCGGAACCTGGAAAGATGCAGAAGACGGCGTGCTCTCCCAGAACACGATTGAGCAGGGGTCAGTCGATTCCACTGTGGCAATCCACAGCATCGTGCCTCCGAATACCGATACCGAAGTCGTGATGTGGCTGTGTCTCGGTACCACGCTCGACGAAGTCGTGCACTTGCAGCAGACCATTTTGGAAGAAACACCGGAGCGCCTCAGCCGCAATACCGCCAACTACTGGAAAAGCTGGGTCCACAAAACCAATGACGATTTCGGCACCCTCTCCACTACCAGCATTGATCTCTACAAACGCAGCCTGATGATGATCCGCGTCCACGCCGATAACCACGGCGGCATTGTGGCGGCAGCCGACAGCGACATCATGGCCTTCAACCGCGACACCTACACCTACGTCTGGCCCAGAGACGGCGCATTCGTGTCACTCGCTCTCGACGAAGCCGGTTACAGCGAAGTCGCGCGCCGCTTCTTTGAGTTCTGCAAACGCGTCCAGTCTCCCGACGGCTACATGCTCCACAAGTACAACCCGGACGGTTCTGTGGGCTCAAGCTGGCACCCGTGGTTCAGAGACGGTGAAGCACAACTCCCTATTCAGGAAGACGAAACCGCACTTGTGCTCTACGCCATGTGCAAACATTTCGAGAAAACCCAGGACTTCGAATTCCTGCAGCAGATGTACGAGACCTTTATTAAAAAAGCAGCACAATTCCTCTGCGACTTCCGCGAGGACGAAACCGGCCTCCCGCTCCCCAGCTACGACCTGTGGGAAGAGCATCGCGGCATCTTCACCTACACCATTGCCACAGTGATCGCAGGCCTTCAGGCTGCAGCGACGATGTCCCAGATGCTCGGGCATCACACCCATTCCGAACGCTACCACCAGGTTGCAGACGATATGAAGCAGGCACTCCTCTTCCATATGTTTGATGAAAAAGAGCAGCGCTTCGTGAAGAAGATCAAACGCAAGAACGGTAAAACAATCGAGCGGGACCTGACTCCCGATGCCTCGATCGCGATTGTCTGGAAACTCGGCGTCCTCCCACCGGATGATCCGCGCGTGATTTCCACCATGACACAGCTTGAACGCATGCTCAGGGTGAAGACCTCTATCGGCGGACTCGCACGCTACACCATCGACCATTATCAGGCAGTGACCACACCCGGAGAAGAAGTGCCCGGTAACCCGTGGATTATCACCACACTCTGGAACGCACAGTGGCAGATTGCGTGCGCAAAGACAAAAGCCGATCTCATTGCCGCAAAGACAGCCATTGAGTGGGCCGTGCAGTACGCGTCAAACACCGGCATTCTTCCCGAACAGCTGCATCCATACACCGGCGCACCTGTCAGCGTCGCGCCGCTCACCTGGAGTCATGCGACGTACGTGGAAACAGTGCTCGCGTATGTGAAAAAAGAACGGGAGCTGCTAGACTGAAAACCATCGCCCTCCTCCCGCTTATTATCGGACTGATCATTGCAAGCAGCGCACCCGCGCATGCCGCCACTGGTTTGACTGTGACTGCGGTGACAACCACAACAGGGAGCACCGTGATGGAAACGGGAGCAATCATCCGGATGCAAATAGGTGAACTCAAGCAATTGCTCGGTCGCCCGCTCCCTGCAAAGCGCAGTGACCTGATTCCCACTCCTGCAAAAGAAACCGCATGGCAATCCGACGTCGCGCGCTATCTGGAGAAGAGCAGTGAATACCGTGCAAACTGTTACGAAGCAATCCGGCGTGCGAACAGAGACACGATTGTGAAGCAGGCAACCACGTGCATGCGTGGCGATTTACTCCTGCATATTTCCTATCTGCGTCAGCAACAGGGATACATCTCTGCTATTCCTCTCCTGCAGCAAACAGTGCAGTCCGGCGCCGTTCTTTCTATGAAAAATCTGATTGATGCGGAGATGACAATCGTGAATGCCATCGATGCAAACCTCTACACAACCGCCGATATTCTCGCCGATACGAAGGCAAAACTCCGCGACCAATACCGCCTCCCGTACTGGCTCTCCCTCACACACATTCGGGCCGATCGTCAGTTGACATTTATTGGACTTATGTTAAAACGACTTGAGGAAATAGTACTGGAAAACAACAACACTCCCCTTATGGAGAAAACCACTCTACAGGCACTTCGTTGCCTGATGACGGGTGCGGAGGCGTACCAATCAGTTGTCACAGCAACCGACGGTGTGCTCGCGTCTAAAACCATCAGCGAGGCCGGGAAGAGCCTTTCTACGTGCAAAAATACCGTCTGGACTGTCGGTCATCTGAAGAAACGGCAGTCAACCTCATTGAGCGGAAGTGGGACTTTGCAGACAGAAGCGCAAAAGTAGGAGGAAATGATGATTACAAAATATCCGGCCCTGAAGACAACTTCCCAAGGGCTTTTTCGGCGCATAAGCTTACCAGTCCTATGGCGAGCAGACCCCTCAGACACCGCATAGAATACACGAAAAACAAGCACTCACGTGCTGTGTGCAAAGGCGATACCATCATTATTCGGCTCGCAAAAAATTTGTCGAAAACCGAAGAGCAGGAACACATTCAGTCACTGCTCCGCCGCATGACACATCTTGTGCTGGAAGAGCACGAGAAAAAAATGATCGATCCGTTCCGTCATCTTCTGAACGGTGGTCAGACACAGACAGTCACGCTCGCAACCGGAAAAAAATATGTGATTGCTCTGCACCCGGGAACACGCACATCTGCAAAAGCGTATGCACACGGTTGGAGAATCGATGTAAGCCCGCAGGTGCGCCGCTCCAGTCTGCACAGACTGTTCTGGTCTCTCATCTCCGAGCGCGAACTCGCACGCGTCACCGCCCTCGTGCATAAGATCAATGAGGAGACATTCAATGTCCGCATCCGCGAGGTACACCTCAGTTTTGCCACGACACAGTGGGGCAGCTGTTCCCCGCGCGGTGTGATCATGCTCAACACTGCACTGCTCTTCCTGCCACCATCTCTTCTGCGCTACGTCATCATCCACGAACTCGCCCACCGCAAGCAGGCGAACCATTCCCCTGCATACTGGCGCGAAGTGGAGTCCATGCTCCCCGGCTATAAGAAGCCGTACAAGGAGCTTCATAACTACAGACTGCCCCAGGCCTGATCCTCCGCAATGCGCGAAGAAAAGCCGTCATTTTTTTGATCGTGTCGCGAAAATCCATACAATAGAAGAATACTTATTCCCCCACCTTAGTATGTGGTTAGACGGCGACGACGAAGACACCAACGGCACAAAAGATGAACCGATGGGCGGCCCGGAAGCGGGCGACTACACCCATGCCGACCCCGTTCCGGGCGAACCTCAATCTGGTCTGCCAAGCAATAGGGATCTGTAATCAGAGAACGAAGCCAGCCTCACGTGCCAGCTTCCCGAACAAGTACACGGGCAATCCGACAATACCGGACCAGTCCCCTTCAATCCGCTCAATCATCAGCTGCCCGGGGCCGTCTATCTGAAAGGCCCCGCTTCGGCCTGCCCAGAGATGTGTCCCGATCCACCATTCAATGTCTTCATCGGTCAGTGTCTTGAAAAATACAGATGAGGAATCAAGCCCTTCATGAAGCTGACCGTTCGGATCAATCAGACACACAGCAGAATAGACAATCGACTCACCGCCACTCTGCAGACGAAGCATGTGTCTTGCCTCATCAGCATCCGCAGGCTTCTCAAGCAACGTTCCGTTTTTGCTCACGACAAGCGTATCGGCACCCAGCACAAAGGATCCCGCATGATCGTACGCCACATTCTCCGCTTTCAGACGTGCAAGGGTCTGCGACCGCTTGGCCGGCTCCCGCTCCGGATGAATGTCTTCATCAACCGTACTTGGGACAATATCGAAAGAAAGACCCAGCCCCTTCAGAAGCGATGCGCGTTGCGGACTCGTGGATGCCAAAATCAAAGAAGCACTCATATCTACAGTCTAGAGTTACCGCCAATCAACCAGCAACCAGAAACCAGCAAACAAGTAACACAATCACCACGTACGCTGCACTCCTTTGTTCGCTTTGATAATCTCATCCAGCGTCGGTGCCGGCTGCGTCTCTGCGCCATTCGGACCGGTAATCACAGTGCGTCCGCGGACACGCTTGATATTCACCACAGACTGACAGAGTTCATAGAAGCCAGGGAGATAGTCCTTCAGGGATTCCGGACAGGTGTTGATACGCTGGAAACGGCGGAGCTGGTTCACATCAAACGTGGTCAGATCCTCCTTGGTGAGGACAACCTTGCCCGTACCTGTCACGGTGACAGCCTTTTCATTCTCATGCGTCTTCAGGAAAATCTGGATACCGGATAAATCGTTCACATCCGGACAGGTAATATCTTTCCCATTCGCCTGGAGCTCTTCACACAAGTCGCGTGCGACCTGGAAGTCGCGGCGGTTATCGCGGTAGAAGCGGTAGTTCGCCAGAGCCTTCTCCTGAATAGTGGTACCCGCAACAAGCGATGCAGCGAGCGCAGTATCTGTAACAGACACCGGCGGTTCGACCGCAAACGGGAATCCTGCAATGAGTGCGAGGACTGCTCCGAGGAAGTATTCAGACTTCTTGAAGGACTTTTTCATACAAGAGGATGGTAATGGATTTTGATGTGAATGTGTCATTATTATAGCGTAATTTGCCTTTTATCGCAATCCAATCGCCTTTCTGACCCGTTCCATGGTCTTTTCCGCAATTGCAGACGCCTTCGCCGCTCCATCTTTCATAATGGCTGCGACATGCGCCGGATCTGCAGCAAGCTGTGCACGCTTGGTACGCATGGACGCAAAGTAATCCATGTAGGTCTCCAGCAGCTTCTTTTTGGCATCACCGTACGCAAGGCCGGCACGGTATTCCTCAGCAAGCGTCTTTTGCGCAGATGCATCGAGGAAGAGCTTATGGATGTTATAGACAATACAGCTGTCCGGATCTTTCGGATCGGTCGGTCCTTTGGAATCGGTCACAATCCCCATGATCGCTTTCTTGATGACTTTCTCATCACCAAAAAGCGGAATCGTATTGCCGTAACTCTTACTCATCTTCTGACCGTCTGTGCCCGGTACCACCGCCACATCCTCACGGATTTTCGGCTCCGGAAGAACGAACGTCTCGCCGTAGGTATTGTTGAATTTCACTCCAAGATCGCGCGCAATCTCCACATGCTGTTTCTGATCTTTTCCAACCGGCACAATCTCCGCATCGTACAGAAGAATGTCTGCCGCCATCAGCACCGGATACGTGAAGAGTCCGACAGACGCGGCAATCCCCTTTTCCACCTTGTCCTTGTAGCTGACCGCACGTTCCAGAAGCCCCATGGGCGCAAGCGTGGAAAGAACCCACATCAGTTCCGTGTGTTCGGGAACATCGGACTGGTAGAAGAGAATCGATTTCTCGGGATCGAACCCGGACGCAAGCAAATCCAGAACCGCATCCGTCCGATACTGACGGAGCAATGCAGGGTCCTGCACAGTCGTAAGAGCGTGGAGATCCACAATAAAATAGAAGCTCTGATCCGACTCCTTCTGCAGATCCACATTCGGCTTAATAGACCCGAAGTAGTTTCCGAGGTGCAACTGACCCGATGGCTGGATGCCGGAAAAGACGCGCATAGGGAAAGTATAGGGCTGTGTTGCTGCTAAAGCTATATCTTGGGTTATGGGAATAGTGAAAGAAGACGTATTTACAAAAAAGAATTCCACCCCAATAACCCATAACCAATTACCGATTACTTTTTTGCGCGTA contains the following coding sequences:
- a CDS encoding M48 family metallopeptidase, with translation MASRPLRHRIEYTKNKHSRAVCKGDTIIIRLAKNLSKTEEQEHIQSLLRRMTHLVLEEHEKKMIDPFRHLLNGGQTQTVTLATGKKYVIALHPGTRTSAKAYAHGWRIDVSPQVRRSSLHRLFWSLISERELARVTALVHKINEETFNVRIREVHLSFATTQWGSCSPRGVIMLNTALLFLPPSLLRYVIIHELAHRKQANHSPAYWREVESMLPGYKKPYKELHNYRLPQA
- the trpS gene encoding tryptophan--tRNA ligase; this encodes MRVFSGIQPSGQLHLGNYFGSIKPNVDLQKESDQSFYFIVDLHALTTVQDPALLRQYRTDAVLDLLASGFDPEKSILFYQSDVPEHTELMWVLSTLAPMGLLERAVSYKDKVEKGIAASVGLFTYPVLMAADILLYDAEIVPVGKDQKQHVEIARDLGVKFNNTYGETFVLPEPKIREDVAVVPGTDGQKMSKSYGNTIPLFGDEKVIKKAIMGIVTDSKGPTDPKDPDSCIVYNIHKLFLDASAQKTLAEEYRAGLAYGDAKKKLLETYMDYFASMRTKRAQLAADPAHVAAIMKDGAAKASAIAEKTMERVRKAIGLR
- a CDS encoding glycoside hydrolase family 15 protein, which encodes MPRSLVLGNGTLLATFDDRLQMRDLYFPYVGMEDHTTFGTMHRLGVYVEGKGFAWTTDENWTIELGYKSDTLVGNSTLTHHGLGITMTIEDCVHPVHNVLLRRFKIRSLDNEQKIVKLFFHHDFHIYGDNQKDTAFYEPYTNSVIHYRQTRYFLVGGETSNPEECFLGHGGGAYDSVLHSMKRVGSCGISSFTVGKANYRGYVGTWKDAEDGVLSQNTIEQGSVDSTVAIHSIVPPNTDTEVVMWLCLGTTLDEVVHLQQTILEETPERLSRNTANYWKSWVHKTNDDFGTLSTTSIDLYKRSLMMIRVHADNHGGIVAAADSDIMAFNRDTYTYVWPRDGAFVSLALDEAGYSEVARRFFEFCKRVQSPDGYMLHKYNPDGSVGSSWHPWFRDGEAQLPIQEDETALVLYAMCKHFEKTQDFEFLQQMYETFIKKAAQFLCDFREDETGLPLPSYDLWEEHRGIFTYTIATVIAGLQAAATMSQMLGHHTHSERYHQVADDMKQALLFHMFDEKEQRFVKKIKRKNGKTIERDLTPDASIAIVWKLGVLPPDDPRVISTMTQLERMLRVKTSIGGLARYTIDHYQAVTTPGEEVPGNPWIITTLWNAQWQIACAKTKADLIAAKTAIEWAVQYASNTGILPEQLHPYTGAPVSVAPLTWSHATYVETVLAYVKKERELLD
- a CDS encoding Maf family protein, yielding MSASLILASTSPQRASLLKGLGLSFDIVPSTVDEDIHPEREPAKRSQTLARLKAENVAYDHAGSFVLGADTLVVSKNGTLLEKPADADEARHMLRLQSGGESIVYSAVCLIDPNGQLHEGLDSSSVFFKTLTDEDIEWWIGTHLWAGRSGAFQIDGPGQLMIERIEGDWSGIVGLPVYLFGKLAREAGFVL